CTATTGCGTAGCATTGTAGACTATCCACAAGTCTCTGCAGCTGTTCATATCTACAATAAAAAAGCATTTGGTGCATGGCGCAGAAGTTTGGGGAAAAACTACAGCCATGTCATTGCTAACCTGAGGTGGCATGTGGATTGGCAAAACGACGTGATAGCCAATGAGAGAGCTGTTGATGAGTGGCTGTATGGCTCTTTTTgaggattttattattatgatgGTTAACTTTGAGATGTTTATTATAGCGAGCTGGAATCGCACTTTGACTAAacttggatttttatttttactcataCATCTTTGACAATAGAGAGTCATTGATGGGCTCTATggtttttcattatattttctgtaaCATTTGAGTGAGTATGGTTAAACTGGGACACCTGGCAAGTTTATACAGTTCAGAttttcactgtctttttttaggaataaataaaaataactaaaaaacagTATTATAGCGTTGTTGTCAAGGcatttgatggaaaaaaatcaacttcaCATGGGTATGATCATAATGATCATTAAATGGTCATTAAAGTGGGCATGGCattatgtaaaattacatttgaatACAGAATCACAGTGAAAAGTCAAATGATAATGAATGCTTATTACTCTGATTCACTGTTATATGAGAAAATCTTTTTTGAGGAGTACATAATACATgctgtattaaaataaaatttctaaATTGTAtcaaatgatatttttcttgaaTATGCTGGCAGATAAAATAAACCAGCATAGCCATGTTTCAGCTTGCTGACTTAATAAACACAAAGCTGTGTtgctgtattttcattgtgtggttatttaaaaaacaacacgttgacaagtctttgttttcttttcattacaCAAGGTGTCCAATTATACACTTGTAAAAATGATCTCACGACATTGTGTTTAAGACTGAGTTGTCAGTCTTGTGTGtcattattctttattttcttctgtaaaTTCAAGCAAGGAGGTTAATGTCTGTAGACCTGTGTCAAATTGAGAGCAGAGGCACTGAAATCATGCCAGAATACAAATTTTCAGAGAGCAATACCCATCCTCTAATGATAGATTAAATTAAAGTATCATTTTTAATGTCCCAGAGTCAGACTTTGACCAGCTGCTCTTACATCTTTGACACATCTCCACCTCAACACAAGCTTGCAGCACCTTTTCAGTGGGACTTTCAAATGAATGTCTTTGTAAAGATCAATAAATATAGTGTTTACATTtgcgtttttgtttgtttttctaacctgcaataatttttttccttctgctctCTGAAGCTGtaagtacttttattttgaaaatgctgAGTGTATTGTCCCTTTCAGTTCCGTGTCACTCAGGTGCGGCTGTGCAAGTTGTCAACGTAAACAGTAGGTGGACCCAACTTTAATACACATTTTCTTAATCTACAAGGGTTAAAGCAAACTTGGCCAGTTCAATAAATATTCAATACTAAAAACATAAGGTTTGAAACCAGTTCTCATTATAAAGTACACAGTTTATAACCCTGGCAAGCTAAGAGCTAATGCTAAATTGAGTATAACACTAGCAAGCTAACGCTGCTAACAGCTGCTGTAGTCCTGAAGTTTACTGTCAACTCAAGTAAATTACTGTTATTTGGTAGGTATAATGTTAGATAATGTTTACTTGTAGTGGGTTAAATTCTAACTGTCAGTGAGTTCATTTTTCCTTCATACAGGCATTTCTTAGGTTGTAAATCCGTCAATCGATGGTGCTTTGGCTAAGCATTACTTTCAGTTAGGCGATTATGTGacattatttcttttaatatatttttttcgtTGTCTCCCAACAACCTCAAGATGTCTAATAAAGAAGTAAAAGCGGCTCTGAAAAGTGCCAGAGAGGCCATTAAAAACAAGGAATTCAAAGAGGCTCTAAAACACTGCAAGGTAAAATCCTCAGATAAATGTGGTATTCAGATAGCATATAGTTGCATCTCTTCTCCAAAATAAGGAGGACTGTATTGTATAGCTGACCTTGCTGTCTTTAATGTCGTTGTAGACTGTTTTGAAACTTGAGAAGAACAATTACAATGCCTGGGTATTCATCGGCTTGGCAGCCAGTGAACTGGAGCAGCCTGATCAATCACAGACAGCCTACAAAAAGGCCGTGGAACTGGAGCCTGAGCAGCTGCTGGCTTGGCAGGTAAGGAACAAAAACATTAGCTGGTCTCTTTAGGTGTTTAACATCATCCACTACTCTTACATATCTTACACTGGGACCAATCAGTTTTGCTGATAATTATGAGCTGAACTGCAATTAGAAGAGTTAAATTACATCTGGGTGCCACTTAAGAGTGGAGCAGAACTtagaaaaatgaataatttatattaattgattatttaatGCGGCACTAAAGCATTCTTTCTTACAGGGCCTAGCAAATCTTTACGAAAAGACTGATCAGTGGGATTTCAAAGTTGAGCTACCTAACATCTATCAGAAGCTTGTGGAGCTCTATGCAAGGTGAGATatggaaacatttttatcagGACAGATTtcttaaaacattattaaaattcTGAATACTTTCATATTGATATTTGTAGGTTTCAATGCAGTTTTTGTCTTGCGATGTTATTGATTGTAAAGTATGTTCTTCCTTCACAgctcagacaaaaagaaatgttatgAGGTGATCAAAAAGCTGTCAGATATCTATCAGTCTGACAAAGAATATTCAAAGGTGTGTAATTTAAAGGAATGTGGTCACGACTAATGAAaacagatgtttgtgttttatataatatatttGACTAAATTTGTATGTGTGCAAACAGTTGGCAGAGGTTTGGCTGCAGCTCGTTCAGCTGAAGGAGGAAGAGGCTGTGGATAAGAAAGAGTTAGTGCAGCTTTTGCAGCAGATGACCCAGCTCCTGTCAGACTGCCTTAATGAGGAGGAGCAGGACAATGAAACTCAACAGCATGTATGACTTTTCTAAATGTGGACTTATAATCAGCAACATAATgcaattttatatatttttttgtgtacaaACACTTTGCATCAGATTCAATCTCTTCAAATCTAATCCATTTAGTATAGACAGAACTTAGAGCAGGTTTGCCTTACCTTAAGGAAGCCCTCAACTCCAGTTTGTACCACTGACGGAGGAAAATTTGTGTTTGTGGCCTTTAGATAATCACAGCTTTTGAGAAGGCCATGGTTCTCATGGATCCTGTACCAGGAGAGGAGCACAAGAAGGTCTCCGCTGACTATATTAAATGTCTTTCTAAAGTAAGTGCATCTTCTCTCATATCTATCTCATCGTCTCAGAAATGAACTGTTTCCTATAATTCTTTcatgaataaaatgttaatcATGAACCTGCCCTTACTGCAGATGCCattagaagaaaacaaaatgaaagtggCATGCCAATCCATGCTGTCCCTCTACCCCAACCAAAGTTATCCTCTTGAGGTCCTTTGTAGTCACTACCTTAAAACAGGTAAGACACTGTTGTCTTGTTCACAAAATCACAAGTCATGTTGCATTCATATACatattaaagattttttaatgacaatataataatacaaaacattaaaaaaaacattaagctCCACAGTATTGGCAGGAATAATCAGTACATAGAATGCATGTAatgacagtttattttaaactaTATCCTAGTaacacaagtgtgtgtgtcagtaatACATGTTATAATGCTATTACaattgatgttttattttcacttgaAGGTTATTTGGATGAGGATGCAGTTAGCAGTTTCACCAAACTCCTGGATCTGACTCCTAACAATGGATTAGGCCACTTGGGTTTGGGTACCAAAGCACTCCAAGAAAGGAGGTATCAAGACGCCATCAAGGACCTCTCACAAGGTTAGTTTTCACATGATTAAATAAGGCATTCTGTTCTTGCTGTAAAATGAACCTGAAGACTTTATACATACATTTAATGAGGATTTCTGTAATTTGGAATGTCCGTGGAAACTGCCAATGATCTGTTTGTGCTGTGATATTAGGACTCAAGAAAATGAGCTCAACCACTGGATGGTATAATCTGGCAGAAGCTCAGTTTAAAGTGCACAGATACTCCAACAGCGCTACATCATGCTCCCAAGGTAACTTGATATTTATTGCTGTAGTTATTCAGATAATTAATCAGTGATCCCATCAGACTCCAGTCACACTTCAGCAGGAGTTAAACACAACAAAGTCCAAGGGGTTTGTGAAAGAACAAGGATTTTAACCACTGCCTTCACAGGGCAGTACTCTTTATTCCTAAACAAGATACTTAACTTAAATGCGTGTCTCGTTCCATTAGGTTTGAATATATGTGTTTCTGGAGACAAGGAGCTGAGGGTCAAACTGCTGAGATTAAAGCTAGAGGCCACAGTGAGAAGTGGAGGAGAGAAGGCTGCAGAGCAGGCTTTGGAGATGTTTTCGCAGGTTCGGTAATTGACTAATCCTCTGCTTATTCAGCATGCTGAATGTAGTATGTTTTAGAGTTTTCCTTTTATATAAttacatattaaatatttttgcagtttttaactaTTCATTCTTAATTTAGTGTGAAGACATTTTGCAgttgtaaaaatctaaatactgGGGAGTTTAAATCTACAGAACATCAAAGTAAACGTTATATCTaagcttgttttttctgtttttgtatataGATTTCAGAAGCTGAAAAGGACCCAGTTCTTTTAGTGCTTAAAGGACGTGCACATCTCAACAAAGGACAGATTAATCAGGCACTTAAGGTAGAAAACCTCTTACCCACTGATTAAAAGTGTCAGACTTATTTTATTGTAACCATAGAAAACAGTATTTCATCAAATACATATTTCATAACATATTCCAgagctccagactaactttcaCTGGTTGCACTGGTGCCACCAACTGTTTTGGTTGGTCGTACCAGCAGATAATTTGGTCTCCCCACCTCCTCATTTTGGTTCAGCATTGCCACAGCTATTAATCCACCATGCATGCTGATGAACAGCTGCATATCCTAGTTCTGTTGCATTGACTTTCAGTGATACAAGACTTCatatttgtaaaacattttcatctgaaaatatatttgttttgtcaCCAATGCTCTTGTGATGTCAGTCGAAAAGTGGGCACAGACTAAAcactgaacatctgcttattggtaaatactacattttacagatgttctCTACACACCTCACATACTGGCTACACTTGACCACTGCCATTCGGCTTTAGTGTATCAGCTCCAACAGGTGTGCGACTAGAAATTTGTTGGAAAAGTTGAAACCGAGTGATTTTTATTGACTATACTGTTTCCTGTAAGCAGCGTTTTCTATGAGCAGACCGCATTTTAAATTTCAATACCACAGTCGATCATGTTTACTCCAAACTGTGATTGCTGTTAAAATTTGAACCATCATGGCTGAATGTGGgggctgctttttctttttaacttacTCAGTGGAGATCTCCCATCCTGCACCTGAGCAGTTTTATTTTAGGTGTATCGGACCTCTCCCactcctccagcctcctcctgtctcctcaCTGTGTTCTTAACATAATCCGATGTAGATCGTTTCATCATTGGATCACGGTCACAGTGAATGGTATGGAGAGACTGAGACAATGTGGAAGAATCTTTCCCATAAAATTCCAGGAAACCTTCAAGGAAAATGTctataaaattacaataaaattccTGGAAATTTTCCGGAAAATTTTGGAAGCATTTCTATAGAAATCCAGGGAAATTCCCATAGAATTCCTGGAAATTTTCCATAAAATTTTGGGGAAATTCCCATAAAGTTGCCAGAAAATTTTCATAAAGCTCCTGGAAATTTTCTATAAAATTCCAGGAAGATATTGGAATCAGTTCCATAAAATTCTAGGAcagttccattaaaaatccagaaaaagtTCTGGGAAAATTTCCAGAAATagaatttcttttattattttctccacaaaaaatgcaaaaacctgTAATCAATGTGTACAATATATACCGAGTGCCCCCTTCAATTTCTGATTATGCAGTGTTGTGAATATGTGTCCTTTGCTAGGTCAACGATAGATCGATACATATTTTTTCCGTTATGTGTTTTGTAGGTGTCATCAGAGCTGGCGATCTCCAACCCAAACCTGGCTGAGGGATTTGCACTGAGAGGACTGATACACATAGCTGAAGGCCAGCAGCACCAGGGAGAGCAGAGGTTTTTCAGATGCATTATACTCTGTTAAACTTCAGTGAAACAGTCCATTTGTGTGCTATACAATGATTAGCTTTCGCACATTTGACATACCTATTCTTGTGCTTCTGCCGTGTAGTTTCCTGAAGGCCACAAAGCAGAGACCAGACTGTGGAGAGTTTTATTTCTTGCTTGGACAACTCTACTGGGACATGGGAGAAGAGACACGTAAAGACCGGAGCAAAGCCCATACTCACTTGCTAAAGGTTAGTAggattattattaaaatttgtcAATAAATGAAAGGTAAGGAGAATTATAATAATGTTATGTTTTAGATAGATAAAATCTTGTCTAATATAAACTCTTAAGTGTCGATGGCCCATTTTATCCAACATTGGGCTTAAAAGACTGAACTTTTCCACAaccaatatttaaaaaacatcacaatatcTTATTCTATTGTCAGAGGCGAATGGAATCTCACTTTATCATCTTCATTTGTCCATTTCAGGCTGCAAAGTTAGATCCACACCTTGGCTGTGTATTTCGCTACCTTGGCCATTATTATCGAGATGTGGCGAATGATTATGGCCGTGCACAAGGCTGCTATAAGAAAGCCTTTCAGTTGGACGATGACGACGCTGAGTCTGGAGCTGCATCAGTGGATCTTAGTATGAGACAGGAGGATATGGACACTGCATTATCAATACTTCAGTCAGTGATAGAGAAAGCAACTCCAGGCTCAGCTAAATGGGCCTGGATGAGACGAGGCCTTTACTACCTGAAGACTGGAGAACACCAACAGGCCATATCTGAGTAAGAATTTTAAACGAGAAAACTGAATTCATGACCTTTGTCTATATTGTTTAAGTGTGAAAGTGTTATTGGAactttaatttctgtttttagtttgcAGGCAGCTCTGAGAGCTGATCCTGAGGACTGGGTGTGCTGGGAGTGTTTAGGTGAGGCCTACCTTAACCGCCGGAGCTTCACAGCCGCTCTGAAGGCCTTTGGTAAGGCCCATCAGCTTCAGCCCTGCTCCATCTACAGTGTCTACCAGGCTGCTGCTATCAAACAGACTTTGGGCAAGTTCAAAGAGGCAGTCTCAGAGTACTTGCAGATAACAGCACAGCAGGACTATGTTCCTGCTCTTAAAGGtaggtgtttgttttgttgtactcTGTACATGCACTTCATTTGATATAATGTCATGCATCTTATGACTCCTATCAATAGTGTGTAAACTGCCCAAACCGTGACATTTAAGTTAATTGATATGGTCTGTTGTTCAGGTCTTGGGGAGTGCCAGCTGTCTCTGGCAAAAACTTTAATGGAGGACTGCAGAGATGGAGGAGCCATTGACCTCATTCAGCAAGCTATACAGAACCTCTTCAGGTAATGACCAGACATTTATTCAACTTGCAAAACTTAATATGAATTGATGATGTGCAATTCATTGCACAATCTCCAGTGTTATCTATTTATCGTGTTATATTTCTGTGCTCTTCAGAGCTGTACAGTTGCGACCAGACCTGTCTTGTTTGTGGAAGCTGCTGGGAGATGCTTGCACCACAGTTTGCATCGTGTCTCCAAACAAAGCCCGGGTTCTAGTGCCTGCCTTACTGGCTGGTTTGGACCCCAACACAGAGGGCCACATGTTGAACCAGTCCCAGGTGCTCAAAGCTGGTGAGAGGTATCTGTCTATACTATTGCTACTCTGTCAAATTATACATCTACATCACTACTCTGTAACAAAGTAGACATTGTGTAACAATAGTACATAGCAGcatggttgtttttctgttgcccgtaggtgtgattTCTGCCACTGTTGGCCAAGCATAGACATTGAACACTGAATATGAACTGCACATGTTGCTACCATAGGTGCTATGCTCATGCTTTGAAGCTGATGCCTGAGGTCCCCAGCCTTTGGTATGATTTAGGAATCAACTATTACCGCCAGGCCACCAAACCACCTGAGGGAGACCAGACCTCCCTGTCTCTGCTACTGGAGAAGGCCCAACAGGTAATTCAAAGAATCCCACACAACGGTTTGGAAATGTTTGTTCCCAGAAATGGTCTTTTTAAGAGTCTTGTTTTGCTTCTCAGTGTTTGAAAAAGGCTGTCATGATGGGCAGTGGGAACCATAGCCACTGGAATGCCCTTGGAGTGAT
Above is a genomic segment from Amphiprion ocellaris isolate individual 3 ecotype Okinawa chromosome 6, ASM2253959v1, whole genome shotgun sequence containing:
- the skic3 gene encoding LOW QUALITY PROTEIN: SKI3 subunit of superkiller complex protein (The sequence of the model RefSeq protein was modified relative to this genomic sequence to represent the inferred CDS: inserted 1 base in 1 codon) gives rise to the protein MSNKEVKAALKSAREAIKNKEFKEALKHCKTVLKLEKNNYNAWVFIGLAASELEQPDQSQTAYKKAVELEPEQLLAWQGLANLYEKTDQWDFKVELPNIYQKLVELYASSDKKKCYEVIKKLSDIYQSDKEYSKLAEVWLQLVQLKEEEAVDKKELVQLLQQMTQLLSDCLNEEEQDNETQQHIITAFEKAMVLMDPVPGEEHKKVSADYIKCLSKMPLEENKMKVACQSMLSLYPNQSYPLEVLCSHYLKTGYLDEDAVSSFTKLLDLTPNNGLGHLGLGTKALQERRYQDAIKDLSQGLKKMSSTTGWYNLAEAQFKVHRYSNSATSCSQGLNICVSGDKELRVKLLRLKLEATVRSGGEKAAEQALEMFSQISEAEKDPVLLVLKGRAHLNKGQINQALKVSSELAISNPNLAEGFALRGLIHIAEGQQHQGEQSFLKATKQRPDCGEFYFLLGQLYWDMGEETRKDRSKAHTHLLKAAKLDPHLGCVFRYLGHYYRDVANDYGRAQGCYKKAFQLDDDDAESGAASVDLSMRQEDMDTALSILQSVIEKATPGSAKWAWMRRGLYYLKTGEHQQAISDLQAALRADPEDWVCWECLGEAYLNRRSFTAALKAFGKAHQLQPCSIYSVYQAAAIKQTLGKFKEAVSEYLQITAQQDYVPALKGLGECQLSLAKTLMEDCRDGGAIDLIQQAIQNLFRAVQLRPDLSCLWKLLGDACTTVCIVSPNKARVLVPALLAGLDPNTEGHMLNQSQVLKAGERCYAHALKLMPEVPSLWYDLGINYYRQATKPPEGDQTSLSLLLEKAQQCLKKAVMMGSGNHSHWNALGVISMNKGLENYALAQHCLIKSIQVEPNNVVAWTNLGTLYLKKDNIELAHKAFKIAQSLEPLYVNCWIGQALIAENVGSYDTMDLFRHTTELSTHMEGVKGYAYWVCSTLLDKSNRDSELYRYNILQMNAISAAQVALSKYTERIQCDPDAFIMLGYLNEHLQLKRQALQAYQRAVELLQSTSSSEELAFSLGCYGRALCTSGQWEEAVQVYNSTPLQELSDLVGLALAYCRAGLFPESISAYERALAVASSEKEKAYILTALALLQNRQGNLDSAKTLLFKCSMLKEPISESLLCLCAVGLVHGDATLASAALTELLKQGSASGNVVEQRCLLTCSLLALQGNFSAVQREASRAVHSNPGNASLWALLSRVVPQYYPRKANGGAVAGHVACLSSMTQGKRALLHSGVNQLASGRNSGEDKHKNALKTMQRAVLLCPDDPATWAGLMAACHTENTSCYLSGSAPRRQALEXNLMSVVSEKVRNVEEIERPLAQTLEGWVLQQAVTGLMLEGQLEQAEALCTQVLNVSPEHPAVMLSLRQVQCQRLLMANSGTVLPDTVLEQLNNAVMMNPTNLGAWHWLAEVYRNQGLLVQAVMAYRQSLQLASQLGVHSCQVASLLRLALLAFGPCMAGVPGNEWQDLVLEATTEVLKLDSSPVALLFQALLQYVTKMAARETRRLLERLVYVPSQEFPVTVVQVASWYLLRHLHAKNDQELMNVLLQHAKMNGDQRLLEFHSLLASSSS